The Oryza brachyantha chromosome 7, ObraRS2, whole genome shotgun sequence genomic interval GCAGACGAACACAGAGGAGAGACTCCGAGCGGATGGCAAGATCTGACGAGACATGGGATTTGCTGAGGAAGAGCTGCTGTAGCGAAGGACACCCCTCCGATGAGACCGCACCGCCGAGATCGCGCTGGTTCTGTCTGTCCAGCCTGAAGTGGCTCAAGCGCAGCACCGTGAGCTTCGCGAAGACGCCGGCTGGAGGCAGCCGGATGCCAAGGTGGTCGGGTAGGTTGATGGTGATCTCCGTGGCCTTGTCGAAGCACGGGATCTGAAACGCCGTCCCCGCCGCGGAATTTCGGCCCGCCGGCGTGATGATGTCGAAGCGGAGCTTGCCTTCGAGGCGGGGCGCGGCCAAgtcgaggacggcggcgatctTCTCCGGGGCGGGGTCGTTGCTCTCGATGTGCAGGAGGTGGACCggggcgacgcggaggcggagggccGCGCTGACGCGGGCGAGGTCGGTGACGTCGTGGAAGCGTAGCTCCGGGAGGGTGGCCCAGGCGTTTCGCCAACAGCGGGAGACGAGGCTGGCCcgcgcggccgaggcggcggaggggaggtaGAGGAGGATGCGGCGGATGGCGTCGTCGGGGAGCGCCAGGGTTGCGCATGGGGAGACcgaggaaggcggcgacgatgatgatgatgaagaagaagacgaggcggcggaggagccgtTGTCCCCGTCGACAAAGCCGACGTACCGGCGGCGAATCGAGTCGACGAGACCCTCGGCGTTGTCGCAGGCGGCGTGGAAGAGGTCCAAGCGCTGCCTGAGGGCCTCGCTCGCCGCGTccttggccgccgccgtgttctCTCCGCCCGCCGgctgctcctccgcctccgctgcggccttcgccgccgcgacgaGCTCCTCGTA includes:
- the LOC102705829 gene encoding uncharacterized protein LOC102705829, translating into MDAMVNEMSKAYEELVAAAKAAAEAEEQPAGGENTAAAKDAASEALRQRLDLFHAACDNAEGLVDSIRRRYVGFVDGDNGSSAASSSSSSSSSSPPSSVSPCATLALPDDAIRRILLYLPSAASAARASLVSRCWRNAWATLPELRFHDVTDLARVSAALRLRVAPVHLLHIESNDPAPEKIAAVLDLAAPRLEGKLRFDIITPAGRNSAAGTAFQIPCFDKATEITINLPDHLGIRLPPAGVFAKLTVLRLSHFRLDRQNQRDLGGAVSSEGCPSLQQLFLSKSHVSSDLAIRSESLLCVRLLDLQGLERLKVVAPMLKELGVFRCFNVTLPIADISAPAVEDLQWIGVFDRLLVQFGVMPRLWRLAVWGLLYIPSTIQHLQSLSLLKHFVAARHVHLTLVYPPGMVNYVLLVKAVKMLPAVEIFSLILRIRRHAFGPCLFHLLKMCTGIRELNLDFDDRDRIKAEQIPCSYGCTCHEPHDWETMDIRLNFLQKVEINNMSGADCKIFFVNRLLRWVPMLKTITLTFDHSVPVSKEVCKELLSFCSPGICMEIYLHCNGDKVKYSGVNLNRPA